In the Arthrobacter zhaoxinii genome, one interval contains:
- a CDS encoding DUF3263 domain-containing protein, with product MDPESPLGVQEQQMLALERAWWKYAGAKEQAIKDLFGMSATRYYQVLNALIDTEEALAHDPMLVKRLRRLRTTRQRARTARRLGTGL from the coding sequence GTGGATCCGGAAAGCCCGCTGGGCGTCCAGGAACAGCAGATGCTCGCGTTGGAGCGGGCGTGGTGGAAGTATGCGGGTGCCAAGGAGCAGGCCATCAAGGACCTGTTCGGGATGTCGGCCACGAGGTACTACCAGGTCCTGAACGCCCTGATCGATACCGAGGAAGCCCTCGCGCATGATCCGATGCTGGTCAAGCGGTTGCGTAGACTACGTACGACCCGCCAGCGTGCCCGTACCGCCCGCCGGCTGGGCACCGGACTATAG
- a CDS encoding siderophore-interacting protein → MPESMTPPRPPEPDAPAPRRQRPLLTLEVLRREQVSAHMVRVVAGGPGFDRFQPNSCADAYCKIWFGPQGRPIDGTEDLDTIRSRSEREHWPVSRTYTIRDVDLQAREISIDFVVHGDEGLAGPWAASAQPGEPLTFSGPGGAFNPDPDADWYLLAADESALPAVATVLRALPQDAVGQAFIEVAGPEDRQPVPKPDGVELTWLFRGDTPAGRSRLLTEAVATASWRDGAVQVFAHGEREVMKSLRDVLFSHRGLDRRQVSLSGYWAAGRTEEVFQAEKRTPVGKIL, encoded by the coding sequence ATGCCAGAATCAATGACTCCACCGCGCCCGCCGGAGCCCGACGCTCCTGCTCCGCGGCGGCAGCGCCCGCTGCTGACCCTCGAGGTTCTCCGCCGGGAGCAGGTCAGCGCACATATGGTCCGCGTGGTTGCCGGCGGCCCCGGGTTTGACCGGTTCCAGCCCAACAGCTGCGCCGATGCCTACTGCAAAATCTGGTTCGGCCCACAGGGACGGCCGATCGACGGCACGGAGGACCTGGACACCATCCGGTCCCGCAGCGAACGCGAGCACTGGCCGGTGTCCCGCACCTACACCATCCGCGACGTGGATCTGCAGGCCCGGGAGATCAGCATCGACTTCGTAGTCCACGGCGACGAAGGACTGGCCGGGCCGTGGGCCGCCTCCGCACAGCCGGGTGAACCGTTGACCTTTTCCGGCCCCGGCGGAGCATTCAATCCCGACCCCGATGCCGACTGGTACCTGCTGGCTGCCGATGAATCCGCCCTGCCCGCGGTGGCCACCGTGCTTCGCGCCCTGCCGCAGGACGCCGTCGGGCAGGCGTTTATCGAAGTGGCCGGTCCCGAGGACCGGCAGCCGGTTCCCAAACCGGACGGGGTGGAGCTGACCTGGCTGTTCCGCGGTGACACTCCCGCCGGCCGGAGCCGGCTGCTGACCGAGGCGGTCGCTACCGCGTCCTGGCGGGACGGGGCAGTGCAGGTCTTTGCCCATGGTGAGCGGGAAGTGATGAAGTCCCTGCGGGACGTCCTGTTCAGCCACCGCGGGCTGGACCGCCGGCAGGTGTCCCTCTCCGGCTACTGGGCTGCCGGACGCACAGAGGAAGTCTTCCAGGCCGAGAAACGCACCCCGGTAGGGAAGATTCTCTAG
- a CDS encoding LytR C-terminal domain-containing protein yields MSQYPRDEFDKVPESSVRQGVHRERLIPSRSTGLGLLITVGVLALLIGLAAYFVLPRLGIGAGSGDQSPAAGAPASASASATATAAASATATPTSNTDEDEAEASPSPTAASAPTQTPSPTPTPTVPAIDPTQPVAVFNASGVTGLGAGVSGRMSAAGWSVGAVANWTGAPQQGSGVYYSAPELAANAQAVGAQLGIPVLETPGFTSVTVVLGPGYQ; encoded by the coding sequence ATGAGCCAATATCCCCGGGACGAGTTCGACAAGGTCCCCGAATCCTCGGTGCGGCAGGGCGTACACCGCGAACGCCTCATCCCCTCGCGTTCGACCGGGCTGGGGCTGCTGATCACCGTGGGTGTTCTCGCGCTGCTGATTGGCCTGGCAGCCTATTTTGTCCTGCCGCGCCTGGGTATCGGCGCCGGCTCCGGCGATCAGTCCCCCGCGGCCGGTGCGCCCGCTTCCGCTTCCGCATCCGCCACCGCCACCGCTGCAGCGTCTGCCACCGCTACGCCAACTTCGAACACTGACGAGGACGAGGCGGAGGCATCGCCGAGCCCGACCGCTGCCTCCGCCCCGACGCAGACGCCGAGCCCGACGCCTACGCCGACGGTACCGGCGATCGATCCCACGCAGCCGGTGGCGGTCTTCAACGCCAGCGGCGTCACCGGCCTCGGCGCCGGAGTTTCCGGCCGGATGTCAGCTGCAGGATGGTCCGTGGGCGCGGTGGCCAACTGGACCGGCGCACCCCAGCAGGGATCCGGCGTCTACTACAGCGCACCGGAGCTGGCAGCGAATGCACAGGCAGTCGGCGCTCAGCTGGGGATCCCGGTTCTGGAAACGCCCGGCTTCACCAGCGTCACCGTGGTCCTGGGTCCCGGATACCAGTAA
- a CDS encoding cold-shock protein: protein MAQGIVKWFNGEKGYGFITLDEAETDVFVHWSAIQASGYRTLEEGQRVEFEIGEGQKGPQAEEVRAL, encoded by the coding sequence ATGGCGCAGGGGATCGTCAAGTGGTTTAACGGTGAAAAAGGGTACGGCTTTATTACCCTCGACGAGGCGGAAACGGATGTGTTCGTCCACTGGTCGGCCATCCAGGCATCGGGTTACCGGACTCTGGAAGAAGGCCAGCGGGTGGAGTTCGAAATCGGCGAGGGTCAGAAGGGGCCGCAGGCCGAGGAAGTCCGGGCACTGTAA
- a CDS encoding threonine/serine exporter family protein, translating to MPTAALRSTRPKPPPPTTSVVQPAGSKQLRPQTSRIRTTADPREKRPARTRKSVPPGTAPLGSSSIRPDRSSAAARRMLRKLVQGESPPTQAMSIVERLAGSPYANPLVRSGGPDASARKTLDLALGMAETMFRYGAGALEVETAIIAVTAAFGLESIEVDITNQSVLLNYSPKDQTPITVMRVVRSWTNNYAGLGLVHQLVTDIIDGGLSRAEAANRLNEITQQPKPFPRWAVTVSAGVFAAAIVGFIGGGPLASLVGFAGTVMVSLLQRVLGKWRVPDFFTTAASGFVVTAMAMLFWSMEVPISPGIVVAGGILVMLPTGRLVSAVQDAINGFPVTASGRFLSAFLTFGALVAGIAVALVMGALMGMGQLNVTDVASSQYSFAVTLLLLAIALGAICVVEQSPRQLVLPTVLIGVAGFLVYQGAEAGGMGPRLTPAVSAIFIGMVARIVALRMGAPQLIVAVPAILFLFPGLAIFRSMYGLSIGTDEMYQGVVGLFDALTVILAISGGVVLGDNLGRPFTRNLNGNDRRNRRR from the coding sequence ATGCCTACTGCCGCGCTCCGCAGCACCCGGCCCAAACCCCCGCCCCCCACCACTTCGGTGGTTCAGCCGGCGGGGTCCAAGCAGCTTCGGCCCCAGACAAGCCGTATCCGCACCACCGCAGACCCGCGTGAGAAGCGCCCCGCACGCACGCGCAAGAGCGTGCCGCCGGGGACCGCGCCGCTGGGCTCCTCTTCCATCCGCCCCGACCGTTCCTCCGCGGCAGCGCGGCGGATGCTGCGCAAACTGGTCCAGGGCGAGAGCCCGCCCACCCAGGCCATGTCCATTGTGGAGCGGCTGGCAGGCAGCCCCTACGCCAACCCGCTGGTGCGCAGCGGCGGGCCGGATGCCAGTGCCCGGAAAACGCTGGACCTCGCCCTCGGCATGGCCGAGACGATGTTCCGCTACGGTGCCGGTGCCCTGGAAGTGGAAACCGCCATCATCGCGGTGACCGCGGCGTTCGGGCTGGAAAGCATCGAAGTGGACATCACGAACCAGTCGGTCCTGCTGAACTATTCTCCGAAGGACCAGACGCCCATCACGGTGATGCGCGTGGTGCGTTCCTGGACGAACAACTACGCCGGGCTCGGCCTGGTCCACCAGCTGGTTACCGACATCATCGACGGCGGGCTCTCCCGCGCCGAGGCCGCCAACCGGCTCAATGAAATCACCCAGCAGCCCAAGCCGTTTCCGCGCTGGGCCGTCACGGTGTCCGCGGGCGTCTTTGCCGCAGCCATTGTCGGGTTCATCGGCGGGGGTCCGCTGGCCTCACTGGTGGGCTTTGCCGGCACGGTGATGGTCAGCCTCCTCCAGCGCGTGCTGGGCAAGTGGCGGGTTCCGGACTTCTTCACCACGGCGGCCAGCGGCTTTGTGGTCACCGCCATGGCCATGCTTTTCTGGTCCATGGAAGTGCCGATTTCGCCCGGCATTGTCGTGGCCGGCGGCATCCTGGTCATGCTGCCCACCGGCCGTCTGGTTTCGGCCGTGCAGGATGCGATCAACGGGTTCCCGGTCACGGCGTCGGGCCGGTTCCTGTCCGCGTTCCTGACCTTCGGCGCCCTGGTGGCAGGCATCGCCGTCGCGCTCGTGATGGGCGCGTTGATGGGCATGGGCCAGCTGAACGTCACCGACGTGGCGTCGTCCCAGTATTCCTTCGCGGTGACGCTGCTGCTGCTGGCCATTGCGCTGGGTGCCATCTGCGTTGTCGAACAGTCCCCGCGGCAGCTGGTGCTGCCCACGGTCTTGATCGGCGTGGCAGGGTTCCTGGTCTACCAGGGGGCGGAAGCAGGCGGCATGGGACCGCGGCTGACTCCGGCGGTGTCCGCCATCTTCATCGGCATGGTGGCCCGCATCGTGGCCCTGCGGATGGGCGCCCCGCAGCTGATCGTCGCCGTGCCGGCCATTCTGTTCCTGTTCCCCGGGCTGGCGATCTTCCGGTCCATGTACGGCCTGAGCATCGGCACCGACGAGATGTACCAGGGCGTGGTGGGACTCTTCGATGCCCTGACCGTCATCCTGGCCATTTCCGGCGGCGTGGTGCTGGGCGACAACCTGGGCCGTCCCTTCACCCGCAACCTCAACGGCAACGACCGCCGCAACCGCCGGCGCTAG
- a CDS encoding uracil-DNA glycosylase: MTTDEPLLFSYTGEPAPKTPFPFAAPTRLEDLMAPDWAQVMAPARTRLEEIAAELEAERRAGQHILPAPENILRAFQRPLASARVLIVGQDPYPTPGHAVGLSFSVGKGVRPLPRSLNNIFTELKADLGIGPSPSGDLSAWADQGVVLLNRVLTVRAGEAGSHRKRGWEEVTELAVRALASRRRPDGTQVPLVAILWGRDAQGIVPFLGGAPTVESAHPSPLSASRGFFGSRPFSRANELLVQQGAEPVDWHLGAVR, translated from the coding sequence GTGACCACTGATGAACCCCTGCTCTTTTCCTACACCGGCGAGCCTGCACCAAAGACCCCCTTCCCTTTCGCCGCCCCCACCCGACTCGAGGACCTCATGGCCCCCGACTGGGCGCAGGTCATGGCGCCGGCCAGGACGCGCCTTGAGGAAATTGCCGCCGAGCTGGAGGCGGAGCGACGCGCCGGGCAGCATATCCTGCCCGCACCCGAAAACATCCTGCGGGCCTTCCAGCGTCCGCTGGCCAGTGCCCGGGTGCTGATCGTCGGCCAGGATCCTTATCCCACCCCCGGGCATGCTGTGGGGCTGTCGTTCTCCGTAGGCAAGGGCGTCCGCCCGCTTCCCCGCAGCCTGAACAACATCTTCACCGAACTGAAGGCTGACCTGGGAATTGGTCCATCCCCCTCCGGGGACCTCAGTGCCTGGGCAGACCAGGGGGTGGTCCTGCTGAACCGTGTGCTGACGGTGCGTGCCGGCGAGGCCGGCTCACACCGGAAACGCGGGTGGGAGGAAGTCACCGAACTTGCCGTCCGCGCGTTGGCGTCCCGCCGTCGTCCCGACGGCACACAAGTTCCCCTGGTAGCCATCCTGTGGGGCCGCGATGCCCAGGGCATTGTCCCGTTTCTCGGCGGTGCGCCCACGGTCGAATCCGCGCATCCGAGCCCCCTCTCAGCTTCGCGCGGGTTCTTCGGTTCCCGCCCGTTCAGCCGTGCCAATGAGCTGCTGGTACAGCAGGGCGCGGAGCCGGTGGACTGGCATCTTGGCGCTGTACGGTAG